Proteins encoded together in one Cicer arietinum cultivar CDC Frontier isolate Library 1 chromosome 4, Cicar.CDCFrontier_v2.0, whole genome shotgun sequence window:
- the LOC101504056 gene encoding NADH dehydrogenase [ubiquinone] flavoprotein 1, mitochondrial — protein sequence MRGILSLKRAVLVRQQSEKVGLGCRLFSTQGASTASTPQPPPPPPPPEKTHFGGLKDEDRIFTNLYGLHDPFLKGAMKRGDWHRTKDLVVKGTDWIVNEMKKSGLRGRGGAGFPSGLKWSFMPKVSDGRPSYLVVNADESEPGTCKDREIMRHDPHKLLEGCLIAGVGMRATAAYIYIRGEYVNERLNLEKARKEAYEAGFLGKNACGSGYDFDVHIHYGAGAYICGEETALLESLEGKQGKPRLKPPFPANAGLYGCPTTVTNVETVAVSPTILRRGPEWFASFGRKNNAGTKLFCVSGHVNKPCTVEEEMSIPLKELIERHCGGVRGGWDNLLAVIPGGSSVPLIPKNICDDVMMDYDALKAVNTGLGTAAVIVMDKSTDVVDAIARLSYFYKHESCGQCTPCREGTGWLWMIMERMKVGNAKLEEIDMLQELTKQIEGHTICALGDAAAWPVQGLIRHFRPELERRIRENAQRELLQASG from the coding sequence ATGAGGGGCATTCTTTCTTTAAAGAGGGCAGTGTTGGTTCGACAACAGAGTGAGAAGGTGGGTCTTGGTTGTAGATTATTTAGCACTCAGGGTGCTTCAACTGCAAGTACTCCACAGCCTCCACCACCACCTCCACCTCCAGAGAAAACCCATTTTGGTGGACTTAAGGATGAGGACAGGATTTTTACCAACTTGTATGGGCTGCATGATCCTTTCCTGAAAGGTGCCATGAAACGGGGTGATTGGCACCGCACTAAAGATTTGGTTGTTAAGGGTACTGATTGGATTGTTAATGAAATGAAGAAGTCTGGCCTCCGCGGTCGTGGTGGTGCTGGTTTTCCTTCTGGCCTCAAATGGTCATTTATGCCAAAAGTATCTGATGGCCGTCCTTCTTACCTTGTTGTTAATGCTGATGAAAGTGAACCTGGTACTTGCAAAGACAGGGAAATTATGAGGCATGACCCGCATAAATTGTTAGAAGGTTGCTTAATTGCTGGAGTAGGAATGAGGGCTACTGCTGCTTACATCTACATCAGGGGTGAATATGTAAATGAACGTTTGAATCTTGAAAAGGCTAGGAAAGAGGCTTATGAAGCTGGTTTTTTGGGTAAGAATGCTTGTGGCTCAGGATATGATTTTGATGTTCATATCCACTATGGTGCTGGAGCTTATATTTGTGGTGAGGAAACAGCCCTCTTGGAGAGCCTTGAAGGGAAACAAGGTAAACCGAGATTGAAGCCCCCTTTCCCAGCCAATGCAGGGTTGTATGGTTGTCCAACCACTGTCACAAATGTTGAAACTGTAGCTGTCTCTCCAACTATTTTAAGGCGTGGGCCAGAATGGTTTGCCAGTTTTGGCAGAAAGAACAACGCCGGGACAAAGTTGTTCTGTGTGTCAGGACACGTGAACAAGCCTTGCACTGTTGAGGAGGAAATGAGTATACCATTGAAGGAGTTGATAGAGAGGCACTGTGGAGGAGTTAGAGGAGGATGGGACAATTTACTTGCTGTGATTCCAGGAGGATCGTCTGTTCCACTGattccaaaaaatatttgtgatgaTGTGATGATGGATTATGATGCTTTGAAGGCTGTCAATACAGGGTTAGGGACTGCAGCTGTGATTGTGATGGATAAGTCTACCGATGTTGTGGATGCCATTGCAAGGCTCTCGTATTTCTACAAACATGAAAGCTGTGGACAGTGCACACCATGCAGGGAGGGAACAGGATGGCTTTGGATGATCATGGAAAGAATGAAAGTTGGGAATGCCAAGCTAGAAGAAATTGATATGCTTCAGGAGTTGACTAAGCAAATTGAAGGTCACACAATCTGTGCCTTGGGTGATGCTGCTGCATGGCCAGTGCAGGGACTTATCAGGCATTTCAGGCCCGAGCTTGAGAGAAGGATTAGAGAGAATGCACAAAGGGAGTTGCTGCAGGCCTCTGGTTAG
- the LOC101508229 gene encoding protein NRT1/ PTR FAMILY 5.2-like — translation MPMEENRIVNEYTQDGTVDLKGKPVLKSKTGGWKACSFIVVYGILERMAFYGISSNLFVYLTKKLHQGTVTSSNNVNNWIGIVFMTPILGAYVADAHLGRYWTFVISSLIYLLGMCLLTLSVSLPSLKPPECHEMDVTKCKEASTFQIVVFYVALSILAVGTGGTKPNISTIGADQFDDFDPKEKALKLSFFNWWMSCIVPGSLFAFTVLVYIQDNLGWTLGYAIPTIGFAISIITFLAGTPFYRHKLLSGSPIISMAKVIVAAIRKWNVVVPEDPKELYELSLEEYREKGKFKIDPTPTFRFLNKACVDTGSSTSSEWRICPITQVEETKQMLRMTSILVATFIPSAMIAQINTLFVKQGTTLDRAIGNFNIPPSSLAALTILTMIITYILYESFFVKILQRLTENPRGITILQRMGIGFIIHIVIMIVAYLTEKHRLSVAKEHGVVENERQVPLSIFILAPQFVLMGMAEAILEAAKIEFFYDQAPESMKSLGTSYSLTTTGIGCFLSTSLLSTVSHITKKHSHQGWILNNLNDSHLDYYYAFLAALNVLNFFFFIFVSKIYLYRAEVSDSLKVLETELKERSSVLSDN, via the exons atgccTATGGAAGAGAATAGGATCGTGAATGAATACACACAAGATGGAACTGTGGATCTTAAAGGAAAACCTGTTCTCAAATCCAAAACAGGTGGTTGGAAAGCTTGCTCCTTCATAGTTG TGTATGGAATACTTGAAAGAATGGCTTTCTATGGGATATCATCAAATTTGTTTGTATATTTGACAAAGAAGCTTCACCAAGGCACTGTCACCTCTTCCAACAATGTCAACAATTGGATTGGAATTGTTTTTATGACTCCCATATTAGGAGCTTATGTTGCTGATGCTCACCTTGGCCGTTATTGGACTTTTGTTATTTCGtcccttatttatttattg GGTATGTGTTTGCTTACACTATCAGTCTCCCTTCCAAGCCTAAAGCCACCTGAGTGCCATGAAATGGATGTGACAAAATGCAAAGAAGCTTCCACATTCCAAATAGTTGTGTTCTATGTTGCACTTTCCATTTTAGCAGTAGGAACAGGTGGAACCAAACCCAACATTTCCACCATTGGTGCTGACCAGTTTGATGATTTTGACCCTAAAGAGAAGGCACTTAAGCTCTCATTCTTCAATTGGTGGATGTCATGCATTGTCCCTGGTTCACTATTTGCATTCACAGTTCTAGTGTATATTCAAGATAATTTGGGTTGGACTCTTGGTTATGCTATTCCAACTATTGGATTTGCAATATCAATCATCACATTCTTGGCAGGCACACCTTTCTATAGACACAAATTACTCTCTGGAAGTCCCATCATTAGTATGGCTAAGGTAATTGTGGCAGCTATAAGGAAATGGAATGTAGTTGTTCCTGAAGACCCAAAAGAACTATATGAGCTTAGTTTGGAAGAGTACAGAGAGAAAGGGAAATTCAAGATTGATCCAACTCCAACATTTAG GTTCCTTAATAAGGCTTGTGTTGACACTGGTTCAAGTACTAGTAGTGAGTGGAGAATATGTCCAATAACACAAGTAGAGGAGACCAAACAAATGCTAAGGATGACCTCCATTTTGGTTGCTACATTTATTCCTAGTGCAATGATTGCTCAGATAAATACCCTTTTTGTAAAGCAAGGAACTACTCTTGACAGAGCCATTGGAAACTTCAATATTCCTCCATCAAGTTTAGCTGCATTAACAATTTTGACCATGATTATCACTTACATACTCTATGAAAGTTTCTTTGTCAAGATTCTGCAGAGGTTGACTGAGAACCCCAGAGGGATTACTATTCTTCAAAGGATGGGCATAGGATTCATAATCCACATAGTGATAATGATAGTAGCATATTTGACTGAAAAACATAGACTTAGTGTTGCCAAAGAACATGGTGTAGTTGAAAATGAAAGACAAGTTCCCTTGAGCATATTCATTTTGGCTCCTCAATTTGTACTTATGGGAATGGCTGAAGCCATTTTAGAGGCGGCGAAAATTGAGTTTTTCTATGACCAAGCACCAGAAAGCATGAAGAGCCTCGGTACTTCCTATTCCTTAACTACCACAGGCATTGGTTGTTTCCTTAGCACTTCTCTTCTCTCAACAGTTTCACACATCACCAAGAAACATAGTCACCAAGGATGGATTTTGAACAACCTTAATGATTCCCATCTTGATTACTACTATGCATTTTTGGCAGCACTAAATGTCCTGaactttttcttcttcatatttGTCTCAAAAATCTATTTATATAGAGCTGAAGTTTCTGACTCCCTAAAAGTGCTTGAAACAGAGCTAAAAGAGAGATCATCAGTTTTAAGTGACAACTGA